One window of Myripristis murdjan chromosome 8, fMyrMur1.1, whole genome shotgun sequence genomic DNA carries:
- the LOC115363927 gene encoding somatostatin receptor type 2-like has protein sequence MESWIFPSSPPNLSEPLMYDSFMQGNESDLHGNYTDHSFNRTSTVVITCMYFLVCTVGLCGNALVIYVILRYAKMKTVTNIYILNLAVADVLFMLGLPFIAIQLALVHWPFGPVLCRVVMTVDSLNQFTSIFCLTVMSVDRYLAVVHPIKSTKWRKPRVAKTINVAVWGVSLMVNLPIVIYSGVITKHNGCFCTIVWPEPQEAYYTAFMFYTFVLGFFLPLMVICLCYLLIIIKVKSSGIRVGSSKRKRSERKVTRMVSIVVAVFVFCWLPFYVFNVTSVTGTISTTPILRSTFAFVVVLGYANSCANPILYAFLSENFKKSFQNVLCLKKVGGLDEIERSDSRQDKSRMMNDPTETQSTLLNGDLQTSI, from the coding sequence ATGGAGTCTTGGATCTTCCCATCATCACCCCCAAACCTGTCAGAGCCCCTCATGTACGACAGCTTCATGCAGGGCAACGAGTCAGACCTTCATGGGAACTACACAGACCACAGCTTCAACAGGACCAGCACAGTGGTCATCACCTGCATGTACTTTCTAGTGTGCACTGTGGGCCTTTGTGGAAATGCCCTTGTGATCTACGTCATCCTGCGATATGCAAAGATGAAGACCGTCACCAACATCTACATCCTCAACCTGGCGGTGGCCGATGTACTCTTCATGTTGGGCTTGCCATTCATCGCCATCCAATTGGCACTGGTCCACTGGCCGTTTGGTCCGGTGCTGTGCCGGGTGGTGATGACTGTAGACTCTCTGAACCAGTTCACATCCATCTTCTGCCTGACGGTCATGAGCGTCGACCGCTACCTGGCTGTGGTGCATCCAATCAAGTCCACCAAGTGGCGCAAGCCTCGCGTGGCCAAGACTATCAACGTGGCGGTGTGGGGGGTGTCACTGATGGTTAACCTGCCCATCGTTATCTACAGTGGGGTGATCACAAAACACAATGGCTGTTTCTGCACCATCGTGTGGCCTGAGCCTCAAGAGGCCTACTACACAGCATTCATGTTCTACACCTTCGTCCTGGGTTTCTTCCTGCCCCTCATGGTCATCTGCCTCTGCTACTTGCTCATCATTATCAAGGTCAAGTCCTCAGGCATCCGTGTGGGCTCCAGCAAGAGGAAGCGCTCAGAGAGGAAGGTGACGCGGATGGTGTCCATTGTGGTGGCGGTGTTTGTCTTCTGTTGGCTGCCTTTCTACGTCTTCAATGTCACTTCGGTGACAGGCACCATCAGCACCACTCCCATCCTGAGGAGCACCTTTGCTTTTGTGGTGGTGCTAGGCTATGCCAACAGTTGCGCCAACCCCATCCTGTACGCCTTCCTGTCGGAGAACTTCAAGAAGAGCTTTCAGAATGTACTGTGCCTGAAGAAGGTAGGAGGGCTGGATGAGATCGAGCGCAGCGATAGCCGGCAGGATA